In Caloramator sp. E03, the sequence TGAAGGGATTATAGATGTCTATCTTCCTGATATTAAATACTATGATGAAAAGTATAGTATGAGATATTCTAAAGCTCCAAGGTATTTTTATTATGCTTCAAATGCACTTCTTGAAATGTATAGGCAGGTAGGTTCTCCAAAGTTTGATGATAATGGAATTATAAGAAAAGGTGTTATGATAAGGCATCTTATGATTCCGGGTTTACTTTTTGATTCAAAAAAAATAGTAGATTGGGTTTTAAAAAATTTACCTAATGATATATATTTCAATATAATGAGCCAATATACTCCTATGCATAAAGCGCAGTACTATCCGGAAATTAATAAAAAAATTAATAAGAAACACTATGAAGCAATTATAGAGTATGCAATGTCAATTGGGCTTAAAAATGGATATTTTCAAGATTATGACAGTTCAACAAAAGAATATGTACCCAATTTTGATTTTGAAGGTGTATAGATTAATAGAGCCTGAAACAGCTTCTAAAAAAGAAAAGGAGCTGTTTTTTATTTTAGTTCATTTTATAAAAATCAATACATTAAATCCATTAATAAGAATAAGGCTACTTTTAATTATAATTATTATGTATTCAAAGTCTTGGTCAAATTTCAAAAATTAAAATTTATGATGGGGATGTATATCTTTTGCTATGTATTAATAAACTATTTTATGACTAAATGTAGGGTTAAAAAAATGCAACGCAATTTATGAATGAAAGTGATAAAATTCAATTAACAGTTTAACTTTTCTGAAAATCATGATTCTGAAAACTTTTTTCATAGTCAGAATGTGCTTTATTTGAAACAGTATTACAATAAGGACATACAGCTTCAGAATTTTTAGATTTAATATATATAGTATCTTCTATTATTTCATACTTCTCTAAAGTTAACCTTTTATCCAATAGCGCTATTAATTCTTCCATATTATAATTTTCTCCTTTAGTTTAATTACTATATTAGTGTATGAAAAATAATATAGCAATTCAACTAACTTTGGAAAGAGCCGATTTTATTTTACCAGAAACATTTAATATTGAAAAGAAAAAATAATTATATTATAATTTAATTATATAATAAATAATCAAATATTCATTTAAGATAAGGATGTGATGAAATGTGGACATATAGCTTATATGGAATTACCATTGTCCTACTACTAATTTCGTATAAAAATGACAAGAAAAAAACAAAGTTGGCATTGAAAAAGGCTTGGAAGTCATTCGAAAATATTTTACCTGAATTTTTAGGAGTAATAATGTTAGTTGGAATATTGCTATCTGTATTAAATCCTGAGGTTATATCAAGGATAATTGGAAAAGAATCAGGCTTATTTGGTGTAATAGTTTCTGCAATAGTGGGTTCAATTACCTTAATACCTGGGTTTGTTGCATTTCCAACAGCAGCACTTTTATTAAAATCAGGTGCAGGCTATACACAAATAGCAGCCTTTATTTCAACACTTATGATGGTGGGTATTGTTACTATGCCGGTTGAAACAAAATACTTTGGTAAAAAAATAACAATATCAAGAAATGTTTTAGCTTTTTTATTTTCATTTTTAGTAGCCTTCATTATAGGAAAGGTTGTGATGTGATATGAGTAAGTTTATAAAAAGATATAGATTTTTTATTATTACTGTTGTTGCACTTTTAATACTTATGGGAGTTAATTTTAAAGTAGGTGTAAAGGCTTTAAATATTGTAGGATATAGCTTTAAAGAAATGTTGTTAGTCATACCACCAATATTTGTTTTATTAGGACTTCTTGATATATGGGTCCCAAGGGACACAATGATAGGACTAATGGGAGAAGGTTCAGGAATAAAAGGAATCCTTCTTGCGATATTTTTAGGTTCAGCAGCAGCGGGTCCACTTTATGGTGCTTTCCCAATAGCAGCTGTGTTCATGAAAAAGGGAGTTAAATTTACAAATATATTAATTTTTATTGGAGCTTGGTCAACAACAAAAATACCTATGTTCTTATTTGAATTATCATCACTTGGAACAAAGTTTGCTCTAACAAGATTACTTGTTGATATACCTGGAATAATAATTATAGCATTTATTTTATCTAAAATGATAAGTAAAGGTGAAATTGAGGAAATATATAAAAATGCGGAGAAACTTTAATGGGGAGGGCTTTTAAATGGAAACAATTTACAGGGATTATGTAATTTTAGGAGGAGGACCAACGGGTTATTATGCAGCTATTCATGGAGCTAAATTAGGTGCAAATATAACTCTTATAGAAGATAAAGAAATTGGTGGAGTATGCCTAAATAAAGGTTGTATACCTACCAAAGCCCTTTTAAAATCTTCAGGAATAATTAAAGAAGTAAAAAGAGCAAAAGAATTTGGTATAGATGCAGATATTAAAAAAATAAACTTAGAAATAGCAGTAGATAGAAAAAATAGAGTAGTAAAAGCACTAAATATGGGTTTATCAAGTCTGATCAATTCAAATAAAATAGAACTTATTAAAGGAAGAGGAATATTAAAGAGTAAAAATCAAATATTAATCGAGTCAAAAGAGGAAACAAAAGTAATTCAGTTTAAAAAATTAATCATCTCAACAGGAGCATCACCAATTATTCCAAACATTGAAGGAGTAACAAACGAAGGTGTATTAACTAGTGATGAACTATTAGATTTAAAAACAATGCCACAGGAGATAGTAATTATTGGGGCAGGTGTTATTGGACTTGAATTTGCAGAGATGTACTCATCATTTTCAAAGGTAACTGTAATTGAAGTTAGAGATAAATTATATTTATCAGATGAAGAAATAGATAACGAACTTCTAAAAATAATGAAAAGAAAGGGAATAAACTTTAAATTTAATTCTAAAGTTATACGCATAAACAAAATAAATGACAAACTTGAAGTGGTTTTTGAAGAAAATGGCAAAGAAAACAGTATAAAAACTGATAATGTTCTTTTATCCTGTGGAAGAAGGCCCAACATATCAAAAGATATGATAGATATAGGATTAGATATTAAAAATGGAGCTTTAGTTGTTAATAAGGAATTTAAAACAAATATAGAAAATATATATGCAGCAGGAGATGTTATTGGTGGAAAGCAACTTGCTCATTTGAGCTTTGCTGAAGGAAGATGTGCAATAGAGAATGCATTAGGTATTAAATCAAAATTAAACTATAATGCTGTTCCAAATTGTATATATACAGAACCAGAGGTTGCAACGGTTGGTATGACAGAGTCTGAAGCAAGCAGTAAAGGCTATGAAGTTAAAATAGGAAAATATTATTTTAGGAATAATGGCAGAGCACTTACTTTAGGAAATAGAGATGGATTTGTTAAGGTGGTTGTTGATAAAAATAGTAACATAGTTTTAGGGGCTCAAATATTAGGGGAAAGTGCTTCAGAGATGATTTCGGAACTGACATTAGCTATAACATTAAAGGCTGATGTAAATATATTATCTACAATGATTCATCCACATCCAACTTTATCAGAGGCTATATTTGAGGCCTGTGGAGATGCTTGTGGGATGTCAGTTCATAAATAAAAATAGGGAGGTTTTAAAATGAGTGAAAGACAGTTGCCAGGATTTATTATGTGTGTTTGTACAGGGAAGTGTCCAGGCTTTCAAGCTATGGACATATGGGATTTTATTAACCAAGTTAGGGTAGAGTTACCTGTTGAGTATGGATTTATCCATCCACAGCTTTGCGAAGAAGATGGGGACAGATTTCTAGCTGACTTTTTAAAGGCACATAGGAAGCTAATTATAGGTGCTTGTGCTCCAAATATGCAAAGAAAAATGTTTAAACAAGCATTTATAGATGCAGGACTTGATATAGAAAAGGATGCTGTAATGTTAGATATTAGAGACATGACAAATGAGAAGGCAATTGAGGTTGTTAAAAAAGCATTGAGTGATTTAGGGTTTGAGGAGGCTTAAACATGAGTGAATCAACTTTTATGGGGGTTCCAAGGGAGAAAATAGATTGGAGCCCAAGAATAGACTATGAAAAGTGCAATTATTGTATGGAGTGTGTAAAGTTTTGTCCACATGATGTGTATGAAGTAAGGGAAAATGAAGATAAAAAATTAATAGTAAAAAACCCGAACAATTGCGTTGTATTTTGCCGTGCATGTGGAAAAACTTGTGGTGTTGATGCAATAAGCTTTCCTAATAAAGCGGAGGTAACAAATAAGATAAAGCAATTGAGAATGGAGATGGAGCAAAATGGATAAAAAAACAGCTATTCTTCCATGCAATGGCTTAGACAAATGTGCTGGATGTGTTTCAAGAGAAATAGCAATAAAACTTCAAGAAGAGAAAAATGCAGAAATCATATGTCCTGTACTTTTTAGGGTAGCTGATGCAAGATACAACAAAGTAGCAAGTGAAAATGAGCTTATTGTAATTGATGGATGCAATACAAGATGTGCCACTAAATTAGCATCAGAGAAAAATTTAAAGGTTAGCAGAAAGATAAATGTAACAGAGGCTTCAAAACAATATGGAATAGAGATTCAAAGTAAGCTTCAAATAGGTGAGAATGAAAAAAAGTTAATTGATATGATTTTAGAAGACATATTGAAAAAAGATGATTCTAATGGAGAAAATTCTTCTATATTATTTCCAAAGGTATTAGATTATGAAATATATAAGAAGGATAAATTTATATTTAGGCTTCCTAAAGAAGGGTTTTATTTTAATGAAAATGACGTTTGGGTTTATGTTCAAGGTAATTTAGCTAGAATTGGAGTTACAGATTATGTTCAACAAAGCTTATCAGACATAATGTTTTTTACACCACCTATTGTAGGAAGCGAAGTTGAACAATTTGATGAGGTAGGAGCTATTGAATCAGGTAAAGCTGTTTTTGAAGTTATATCACCTGTTAGTGGTAAGGTCATAAGGGTAAATGAAGCATTGCTTTCAAATCCAGAATATATAAATGAAAATCCATTTGAAAAGGGGTGGATTGCAGAGATTGAACTTAAAGATTTTGAATCAGATAAAATGCTTTTATTAGAGTTTGATGAGTATTTTGAAAAAATGAAAAGAAAGGTGGATGAGTTTCATGTCTAAAGTGGTTGTAATCCCATGTAGTGGTATGGGTAAAGTTTATGGTCTTTTAGCAAGAGAAGCAGCAAATAAAGTTGTTAATGAGTTAAAGAAGGATGAAGCAGAAACAAAATGTCTAGCATATATTGTAACTGGTGATGATGAGATAAGAGATTATATGAATGGGAAAAAATGTATAACAATCGATGGGTGCCCTAAGATGTGTGCTGCTAAAAATGCTAGAGAAGCTGGGGCAGAGGTTGTTGAAGAATTAAAATCAACTGATTTTGCAAAACAAATGAGAGCAATGAAGCCAGGAACAGCTACTTATTTAAATGAAGAAGGATGGCAAGTAGTTGATGCTATAGCAGAAAAAATAACAACTATTATCGATGAAATGGAGGGAAAATAAATGAGTGATATAAAAATAGGGGTTGTATCTTGCAGTGGAGAAGAATGTTTTGGAGGAACAATATCAAGGCTTGCTACAAGAAAGGTATTAGAGGATTTAAGGCTAGGTGAGGCTGTTACAATTTGTCTTCCTCTTTTTATAGCAGGTGGTGAGGAAGAGAGAAATTTTGCTAAAGTATACCCTACAGTTGCTGTTGATGGATGCTCAAAGCTTTGTGCAATGAGAGCAACAGAGAAATATAGTGGAAAGGTTAATGCTGTTGTTAAAGTTGATGAAATTATAGGAAAAGAAAAAGCATTAGAAAAGGTAGTTTCATTAAGGGAATTACCAAGCGATTATATGGAATTAGTAGATAAAGTGGCGCAAGAAATATGTAAAGAGATGGATAAAATATCAAGTGATATACTAAAAAAACAAGCTGAAGAGGAACTTAAAAATAGCGGTGAATGTTCAGGTGGATGTTGCTGTTGTGGTTGTAAATAATGGAGGTATAAACTAGTGTATTATTTATACAATAGAAGTTTAGATCCATATTTTAATTTGGCATTAGAAGAATATTTTTTAACAAATTTTAAAGATGAATTTTTCATAGTCTGGAGAAATGACAATTGTATAGTAGTTGGTAAAAATCAAAATACTTATTCAGAAATAAATTCAAATTATGTTTCTGAAAATGGAATAAAGGTTGTAAGGAGACTAACGGGTGGCGGTGCGGTTTACCATGATAAAGGGAACATCAATTTTACTTTTATAAAAAATTCAGATTTACATCATTTTAGCTTTAATGATTTTTTAGAGCCCATAGTTAGTTTCTTAAAAATATTTGATATAGATGCTAAAATATCAGGAAGAAATGATATAGTAATTGATGATAAAAAAATATCTGGGAATGCACAGACTATTTTAAAGGGAAGAGTATTACATCATGGAACTTTACTGTATTCCTCTGATATTAAAAATATATCTGGTGCACTAAATGTTGCAAAGGAAAAATATGAAACAAAGGCAGTAAAATCTGTAGAAAAAAGGGTAACTAATATATGTGATAATTTAAAAGAAAGATTAACTGTAGAAGAATTTATAGAACAATTTAGCAGATATATATCAAGTAATATGGATATAAAAGAATATAATTTAACAGAAAAAGATATTTTAGAAATAAAAAAGTTAGCAGATAATAAGTATTCCAAATTTGAATGGAATTTTGGTATGTCTCCAAAGTTTAATTATAGGAATACAAAAAAATTTCCCCAGGGATTGATTGAGGTATATTTACAGGTAGAGAATTCAATAATAAATAGTGTTAAAATATATGGGGATTTTTTTAGTATGGGAGATATAAAAGAAATAGAAGATATGTTGAAGGGATGTATATACAAAAAGTCAGAAATAAAAGATAGGCTTAGTTCTTTGGACTTTAACAAATACTTTATAGGAATTAGTTTGGATGATTTTATAACTATTTTTGATATTAATTAGGGGATTACTCCCAAATGTAATTAAGTTAATATTTATCTAGCCAAACAATAAAGCCAATTGAAAGAATGTATCCTTTCGATTCACTTTATTGTATTATGTTAAAATAATTATTTAGCTCCTACTCGATTTAAACTATTAAAATAGAGCCTTTTTAGGCTCTTTTAAAATGCATATTTTATTATATCTTCATAGTTTGATATTTCAACGTTTTTATAGAAAATCTTTAATATTTCATCATATTTATTACCACTGCGAACAAGACCTATTACTCCATATTGGCTCATTCCGGCACCATCACCAAATCCACCACCGTATAATGTTATGCTCTTAAGTTTTTTGTTTATATATTGTTTATCAATGATAAAGAAGCCAGAGGGAATCCTTGAAGGATTTTTAATTTTATCGCCATATAAAGGAGTGATTTCAAAACCATCCTTTTTAGGAGTTATAACGTTTCTAATATTAGATTCCTTTATTATCTTATATTCTCCTGTGTCGGCTACTATAATAGCTTCCATTATTATTCCTGATTTTCCACGTTTACTTATATAAATGTCTTTGATATTGCCAATCCCCTCTTTAGGTATATTTGCCTTCTTGTATATGTTAAAAAACCATTTCTTTTGAAAAAATTCCGGATTTTTTGATGCCCAAGAATAAATATTTTCATTTATAGCTTTTTCAAGAGTAGCGATATCTATATCAATCTTCCATCTAAAATAAGGGGAGTTAGAATCATAAGCTTTTACTGTCCAATCTTTAAAAAATTCTGAAGCAATTTCTTCGTTTGATAAATCTTTTATTCCACTATCAGTATAATCGTTAAAATCAAGATAAGGTTCTGGATTGTTTTTTAAGTCTTTACTAGAAGTAAACCATATTTCATTAAATGGTGCCCCAACACCACAAGAAGTAGAGCAGTATTTTGCATCAATTATTTTCTTGTTGTAAGTAAGAATTTTACCACGTGTTTCTTCAATAGCTCTATTGCAAAGAATGTTAGAAGGTTGACTGTTATATGATTGACTTAAAACTGTATCATCAAGATTAAACCCATACTTTGCAAAACGCCCAGATAAGGTATCAGAAAGGGCATAAGTTCTTGCAGCTATTGCCTGTACTTTATAACCTTCAATACCTGCATTGCTTGGCATTTCGGATGGAACTACAAACCTAAGATAATCTTCAATACTTACTTCATTTATAATTCTTAAATTGTTGCTATATATATATATTTCAAAATTTCCATAATATGTTGGTATATAATTATTTGATCTTTTTAAAGTTGGTACTGATATTGGGTCATTTGAAGATGAGGAAATATATACCCTCTTATTAAATAAACCAATATCAGAAACTTTTTCTAAAGCAGTTTTATTTGTTTTATATATAGATAATAAAATAGAATTATTTTTAACATCAGCCTTTATACTTTCATCTTTTTTTGTTTTATATTCTCCTTTTTCTGTTTTTATTATAAGTCCCTTTTTTGAAGAAAAGATTACACTTGAGTGATTAAGTGAAGAAAAATCAGCATTGGATATACCTATTCTTAATTTGTTTATTTCTGGTATACCTACTAATACAGCTCCTACATGGCCTTTTTCATCTGTGATAAATTTGTAGGAAGAACAGCCTACAATAACGCTGTTTGAAAAAAGTTTTTTAATATTATTATCAGAAATTTGATAATATAATACTTGTGGATTTAAGTTAAGGCTAGCATTATCAAGTTCAATTGTATTCTTGTTTTTCATAAGTACTTTACCAGTATAAATTTTTGAAGGAGATATAGATATTACTTTTATTCCTTTAATGTGAATATTATATGCTAAAGAATCTGAAGTATACATGCTTTTGGGAATATTAATCCATTTTGTTGTATTATTATAATATATTTTTAAGGATATTCTATTTTTAGATTCCTTTTTATCAAGCAATATTCCGCAGGATATATTTAAAGGCCTTACAAATAATAAATAATAAAGTCCTATGCTTATTATAAAAAAATAGATAATATTAGAATAAATCTTGTATAGTTTTTTCTTTTCTTTCTATTTCTTCTCAAGATATCACCTCTTATCCTGCTAATTATTATATAAAATATTTTAGATAATTTTAAAGGGATATTATTATATTTTGAAAAATATTTTAAAATTCATATTGATAATTTTATTTTATATCAAAGTATTTCAAAATGCATCCAAAAACAAATATAAAACTTATTGCACCAAAGGGTGGATATAGATATCTAATAAGATTAGTAAAGCCAACCAAAGTAAATGGAATTGATGATATAATTATAAATAAAACTGAAATTTTATATGGAATTTTGAAAGAATAGGTTATTCGCTTACATAGACTGTAGACGTTGCTTATTTCTGTTGAAAACATTTCAAGCCAAATTACTATAGTAAGCAGGGAAGGTAAAATTATACCAAATTTTTTTGCAATATAAAGGTTTGGTATTTCAAAGTTAAAACTTTCTGGATAATATAAAAGTATCGAACAATTAATAATTAATGAAATGATTGTTAGTATTATGCTTCCTAAGATACAACCTATTATAAATGATCTTTTCCTTTTAATCTCAATAGTCATTGGGCATAAAACTCCAATAGCACTCATTATATTAAATGAGGAATAGAGTATTGTAGAAAGTATCCAAGAATTTCTAATAGGTAAAGTGTTCCTTAGAAAAGAATGTATTTGAAAGATTGGAGTAGAGGATTTTAAAACATGATATCCCATTAATAGTATTGACAGAGTTGAAAGAGGAACTATTAATGTGTTTGTAGCAATCAGACCCTGTGTTGAAAAAAAACTTACTGTAAGGACAAAGATAGCCATTATAAGTGTTCCTGTTATTTTGTTTATACCTATATATTCATTTAGCATTGCACCTCCGCCGGAGAGCATTATTATGTTACTTCCAAATATAAAAAAACTTAGAAACATATCAACAATTATTCCTAATTTTTTTCCAAGAACATTATAAATTATTTCTTTATAGGATTTTAAATTTAGTTTAAAACATAAATTTATTATTATTAAACAAATTAAGATATAAAGTATGCAGCATAAAATCAATCCATAAAATCCTTTAAAGCCATAAAGACTAAAAAATTGAAGTATTTCCTGACCAGAAGCAAGGCCTGCACCTATTATGGTACCAGTAAAAACAAAAGCTATTTTAATATTTTCTTTCATTTATTACTCCTAAAATTACTACATAAAATATTATTCTTATAAATAAATAAAAATTCCAAAATATCATAATACTTATATAATCATAAAAATAGCCCTTTTAAGGAATAATAAAATTAACAAAAACCGAGAAAGGTGAGTATTATGAAGAAATGGTTTTGCATAGTATTAATATTTATTTTGATATTCATGACTGGTTGTCCGGATAATGAAAAGGAAAAATCTAATGATTCAAATAAGGTAGAAGTAGAAAAAAGCGAAAATATAGACAAAAAGGCAGCCAATGTTTTTGTTAATAATTACTTAACTTATGTATTAAAAGGTGATTTGAATGGAATGAAATCTTTTTATGCAGATGATTTAAAAGGACAGATTAAAGATGTCCCAGTTATTGCAAACTCCAGACCAGTAAGCTATAAAATGGAATCAGGCGACAGTGAAGAGGGAAGTTCTAATGAAGGTAAAACTGTAAATTTTAAAGTACATATATATAATAGTGGTCAGGATATGCCTTATTTTTCTGATGATTTATATAATTATACAGTTGGTTTGCAAGAAGGGAAAATGGTAATAACAAAGATAGAAAAGGAAAAAAGCACGGAAATTTACGAAAAGGATAAAGCTCTATATAAAAGAGAAGGGGACAAGATAAAAGGTGAAAAAGTATTATCCCTTGCGGATATGCAAGAATATATAAGTTTAAGTAATACATTATATCCAGGTCAAAAGATTCCATTGCCAAAGGATAGCTTTGGTCCATGTGGAATATCCCCCGATGGTAAAAGCATATTAATTACTACTAAAGGAATTCCTAAAGCGCAAAACATTTCGGGATTGGCTGTTGAAAAAGGAGCTACTTGCTATTTTGTTGGATTAATTACTATGAAAGAAAATGAAGAAGAGCAAGAGAGCATAAAGAAAGATACTAGTACAAAAGATAGTAAACAAGTTGTAAAACTTGAAGAAGATAAGACAGAATCAAAAGGGGCTTCTAAATCTGAAGAAGGAAGTAAACAGCAGCCTCAAGAAGAGGAAAAAACAACCAAAGAACAACTAACAGTTAAAACTTTAGACTTTTATGTTGGATGGAAAATAAAAACAGCTGCTTTTTCTCCAGATGGTAAAACTATTATGATTGAGTATATACAACCTTCTGGACTTAATAGAATAAAGCTATATAAAACTAAGGAAGGAGAGCCTATAGAGCTTATAATTGATAAACAGTTTTTACCGGATAGATTTGGGATAGCATCTCCGTACTTTATATCTCCTCAAGAACTTGTTTTTACAATAGTGCCTGCCAAGGATGCTACGTCGGAAGAAGAAAAATTCAAAGGTCAATGGGAATTTGATTTGAAAGAACAAAAGTTAAAACAATATTGAACATATATTTTCCTAAACATTATTTTACATTATTGAAAGATAAGGATGTATATTCTATAATTTAGAAAGAATAAGTAGTTTAGGGTAGGGGGGTATTTAATGAAGTATAATGATAAAGTTATAAGTTTGAGGCGTAAAAGGTTTGAAAAAAAGCTTCATAAATTATTATTTTTTGTTAGAAATTTAAAATTCTTAGTAAAGAAAGATAAGAAAAGGAATTGGAGCGATAATTTAAAAAAATTAGCCCATTAGTTTTGTTTATTATGTATAAATTATTCATACAATTTAGACATATCATTAAAATTTATTTAGTGTTAATATTTACTAAATGGTATTTATGGGGGGTTGCTTATGGCAAAAGTTGTTTTAAAGAATATATGTAAGGTATATCCGGGTAATGTGTCCGCTGTAAAAAACGTTAACCTTGAAATTGAAGATAAGGAGTTTGTGGTTCTTGTTGGGCCATCAGGATGTGGAAAATCTACAACTTTAAGAATGATTGCAGGGCTTGAAGAAATCACTTCTGGAGAACTCTATATAGGGGATAAATTATGTAATGATGTAGCACCAAAGGATAGAGATATAGCTATGGTTTTCCAAAACTATGCTCTTTATCCACACATGACTGTTTATGAAAATATGGCCTTTGGGTTAAAGTTAAGAAAGGTTCCAAAGGATATTATTGACAAAAAGGTTAGGGAAGCAGCAAAGAGCCTTGATATTGAGCATCTTTTAGACAGAAAGCCAAAGGCACTATCAGGAGGGCAAAGACAAAGAGTTGCATTGGGAAGAGCAATAGTTCGTGAACCTAAGGTATTTTTAATGGACGAGCCCCTGTCAAATCTTGATGCAAAGCTGAGAGTGCAAATGAGAGCAGAGATTTCAAAACTTCATAAAAAGCTAAATACTACATTTATTTATGTTACCCATGATCAGACTGAAGCTATGACGATGGGTACAAAGATAGTTGTAATGAAAGATGGGGTGATTCAGCAGGTAGATACTCCACAGAGAATATATGAGCATCCAGCAAATATTTTCGTAGCAGGATTTATGGGAAGTCCTCAGATGAACTTTATAAATGCAAAACTTATAAAAGAAGGAAATAAGGTGCTTGTAAGTTTTGGGAAGGTAAAACTTGCTCTTCCAGAGGATAAGGCTAATATTGTAATTGAAAAGGGATGTGTTAATAAAGAGGTTATATTCGGCATAAGACCTCAACATATAGATGATAGTTTGGAAGCTATTAACCAAAATCCAGAAACAGTTGTCGAGGCTAAGGTGGAGTTGATAGAGCACATGGGTTCAGAGACTTATTTATATCTTATTTGTGAAGACAATAATATAATAGCACGAGTTGCACCTACAAGTAAAACCAAAACAGATGAAACGGTTAGAGTAGCATTTGAAATGAGCAATGTTCATATATTCGATAAAGAAACAGAACTATCTGTTTTTTAATGGAGGATTTTATGGATTTTTGTGAAGGCATTGGAAAGACATTGAATTGTAAAATAGGAGTATATGATTTAAAAGGCAACCTTATTTGTGGGGAAGATGTTGGTTATTTAAATACTGATGATATGCTTATTAAGGATGGTTTAACATACATAAAGTGTGATAAAGTAATCGTTAGTGTAAGCTCTTTGCTTTCACAGGATGCCGTTAATTTATTAAAGCTTATAATTTATAATGTGTATGAAAAGGAGGCTGCAAATTTGATGCAGCCTATTGAATATATTTTAAAACATGATGTGCCTTATGAAAGTTTAAAAGGAAGATATGAAGGATATAAAGCTTTATATATTAAATGCAATGAAGATATAGAGGATGTTCTTTTAAA encodes:
- a CDS encoding putative zinc-binding protein, yielding MDKKTAILPCNGLDKCAGCVSREIAIKLQEEKNAEIICPVLFRVADARYNKVASENELIVIDGCNTRCATKLASEKNLKVSRKINVTEASKQYGIEIQSKLQIGENEKKLIDMILEDILKKDDSNGENSSILFPKVLDYEIYKKDKFIFRLPKEGFYFNENDVWVYVQGNLARIGVTDYVQQSLSDIMFFTPPIVGSEVEQFDEVGAIESGKAVFEVISPVSGKVIRVNEALLSNPEYINENPFEKGWIAEIELKDFESDKMLLLEFDEYFEKMKRKVDEFHV
- a CDS encoding lipoate--protein ligase → MYYLYNRSLDPYFNLALEEYFLTNFKDEFFIVWRNDNCIVVGKNQNTYSEINSNYVSENGIKVVRRLTGGGAVYHDKGNINFTFIKNSDLHHFSFNDFLEPIVSFLKIFDIDAKISGRNDIVIDDKKISGNAQTILKGRVLHHGTLLYSSDIKNISGALNVAKEKYETKAVKSVEKRVTNICDNLKERLTVEEFIEQFSRYISSNMDIKEYNLTEKDILEIKKLADNKYSKFEWNFGMSPKFNYRNTKKFPQGLIEVYLQVENSIINSVKIYGDFFSMGDIKEIEDMLKGCIYKKSEIKDRLSSLDFNKYFIGISLDDFITIFDIN
- a CDS encoding 4Fe-4S dicluster domain-containing protein; its protein translation is MSESTFMGVPREKIDWSPRIDYEKCNYCMECVKFCPHDVYEVRENEDKKLIVKNPNNCVVFCRACGKTCGVDAISFPNKAEVTNKIKQLRMEMEQNG
- a CDS encoding permease, encoding MGVNFKVGVKALNIVGYSFKEMLLVIPPIFVLLGLLDIWVPRDTMIGLMGEGSGIKGILLAIFLGSAAAGPLYGAFPIAAVFMKKGVKFTNILIFIGAWSTTKIPMFLFELSSLGTKFALTRLLVDIPGIIIIAFILSKMISKGEIEEIYKNAEKL
- the lpdA gene encoding dihydrolipoyl dehydrogenase, whose amino-acid sequence is METIYRDYVILGGGPTGYYAAIHGAKLGANITLIEDKEIGGVCLNKGCIPTKALLKSSGIIKEVKRAKEFGIDADIKKINLEIAVDRKNRVVKALNMGLSSLINSNKIELIKGRGILKSKNQILIESKEETKVIQFKKLIISTGASPIIPNIEGVTNEGVLTSDELLDLKTMPQEIVIIGAGVIGLEFAEMYSSFSKVTVIEVRDKLYLSDEEIDNELLKIMKRKGINFKFNSKVIRINKINDKLEVVFEENGKENSIKTDNVLLSCGRRPNISKDMIDIGLDIKNGALVVNKEFKTNIENIYAAGDVIGGKQLAHLSFAEGRCAIENALGIKSKLNYNAVPNCIYTEPEVATVGMTESEASSKGYEVKIGKYYFRNNGRALTLGNRDGFVKVVVDKNSNIVLGAQILGESASEMISELTLAITLKADVNILSTMIHPHPTLSEAIFEACGDACGMSVHK
- a CDS encoding permease; the protein is MWTYSLYGITIVLLLISYKNDKKKTKLALKKAWKSFENILPEFLGVIMLVGILLSVLNPEVISRIIGKESGLFGVIVSAIVGSITLIPGFVAFPTAALLLKSGAGYTQIAAFISTLMMVGIVTMPVETKYFGKKITISRNVLAFLFSFLVAFIIGKVVM
- a CDS encoding putative zinc-binding protein codes for the protein MSKVVVIPCSGMGKVYGLLAREAANKVVNELKKDEAETKCLAYIVTGDDEIRDYMNGKKCITIDGCPKMCAAKNAREAGAEVVEELKSTDFAKQMRAMKPGTATYLNEEGWQVVDAIAEKITTIIDEMEGK
- a CDS encoding putative zinc-binding protein; translated protein: MSDIKIGVVSCSGEECFGGTISRLATRKVLEDLRLGEAVTICLPLFIAGGEEERNFAKVYPTVAVDGCSKLCAMRATEKYSGKVNAVVKVDEIIGKEKALEKVVSLRELPSDYMELVDKVAQEICKEMDKISSDILKKQAEEELKNSGECSGGCCCCGCK
- a CDS encoding radical SAM protein yields the protein MINKGMMLLNKTSCNVCPRCCDVDRNNTLGYCRVGNNVKVAKVFLHFWEEPCISGDRGSGTVFFTGCNLSCVFCQNYEISQEGKGKEITIDRLCEIFLELQEKKAHNINLVTPTHYTMQIREAIIKAKSLGLNIPIIYNSNGYEKIETLKLLEGIIDVYLPDIKYYDEKYSMRYSKAPRYFYYASNALLEMYRQVGSPKFDDNGIIRKGVMIRHLMIPGLLFDSKKIVDWVLKNLPNDIYFNIMSQYTPMHKAQYYPEINKKINKKHYEAIIEYAMSIGLKNGYFQDYDSSTKEYVPNFDFEGV